One segment of Clostridium ljungdahlii DSM 13528 DNA contains the following:
- a CDS encoding ABC transporter ATP-binding protein encodes MLIEARNLSKIYKTKLSLVKSKNETIKAVNDVSFSIDSNQIVGLVGESGCGKSTLSRLLIRLEKPTEGVIKFNGEDIWKYNRGSLKEFRKKSQIIFQDTLTSLNPNMKILDSLMEPLDNHFNISRREKLIKIDDIISFVNLEEELLYKYPGALSGGERQRINICRALLLNPQFLICDEIISSLDVCTQACILNLIKKLNDLEGTGILFISHDISAVKYICSKILVMYRGSIVEVMDNTNENYKIKHPYTKSLLNSVPIDNPNKRNII; translated from the coding sequence ATGTTAATAGAGGCAAGAAATCTATCTAAGATATATAAGACCAAGTTATCACTTGTAAAAAGCAAAAATGAAACTATAAAGGCTGTAAATGATGTTTCCTTTTCAATAGATTCAAATCAAATTGTAGGACTTGTGGGAGAAAGTGGATGCGGCAAGAGTACACTTTCCAGACTTCTTATAAGACTTGAAAAGCCTACAGAAGGTGTTATTAAGTTCAATGGAGAGGACATATGGAAGTACAATAGGGGCAGCTTAAAGGAGTTTAGAAAAAAAAGCCAGATAATATTTCAAGATACTCTTACTTCATTAAATCCCAACATGAAAATTTTAGATTCCCTTATGGAACCTTTAGATAATCATTTTAATATATCACGTAGGGAAAAGTTAATTAAAATAGATGATATAATTTCTTTCGTAAATTTGGAAGAGGAATTGTTATATAAATATCCAGGAGCTTTAAGTGGCGGGGAGAGACAGAGAATTAACATATGCAGGGCACTTCTTTTAAATCCTCAGTTTCTAATATGTGATGAGATAATATCCAGCTTAGATGTGTGCACTCAAGCCTGTATACTCAATTTAATAAAAAAATTGAATGATTTAGAAGGTACTGGAATACTTTTTATTTCCCATGATATAAGTGCAGTAAAATATATATGCAGCAAAATTCTTGTCATGTACAGGGGAAGTATAGTTGAAGTGATGGACAATACAAATGAAAATTACAAAATAAAGCATCCTTATACCAAAAGCTTATTGAATTCAGTTCCTATAGATAATCCAAACAAGAGAAATATAATCTAG
- a CDS encoding ABC transporter ATP-binding protein, with the protein MDNILEVKNLKVAFKTKNSIKEVVKGINFQVKKGKVTCIVGESGSGKTMTVMSIINVLPKNAFIEDGSIIFNNGNISKLNNSEMKKIRGKKIFSIFQNPINCFNQSITMGNQLYDLISSNMDITKGKFNEKICTIIESLNLKNPKVILNQYPFQLSGGMLQRMMIAAAIFMEPDIIIADEPTTALDVTTQKEILKQFKLIQKKFNTTILIITHDFGVVAEIADYVFVMQKGDLVEKGNVFEIFNNPKHKYTISLIKATFDRKESEVC; encoded by the coding sequence ATGGATAATATTTTAGAAGTTAAAAACTTGAAAGTTGCATTTAAAACTAAAAATAGTATAAAAGAAGTCGTAAAAGGAATTAACTTTCAAGTAAAAAAGGGTAAAGTGACTTGTATTGTAGGTGAGAGTGGAAGCGGAAAAACCATGACAGTAATGTCAATTATAAATGTATTACCTAAAAATGCCTTTATAGAAGACGGCAGCATAATATTTAACAATGGGAATATATCCAAATTAAATAATAGTGAAATGAAAAAAATAAGGGGGAAAAAGATTTTTTCAATATTTCAAAATCCAATAAATTGTTTTAACCAATCCATAACTATGGGAAATCAACTATATGATTTAATATCTAGCAATATGGATATTACAAAAGGAAAATTCAATGAAAAGATTTGTACTATAATTGAAAGCTTAAATTTAAAAAACCCAAAGGTTATACTAAATCAGTATCCTTTTCAGTTAAGTGGGGGTATGCTGCAAAGAATGATGATAGCTGCAGCTATTTTTATGGAACCGGATATTATAATAGCAGATGAGCCTACAACAGCTCTTGATGTTACTACTCAAAAGGAAATATTAAAACAGTTTAAATTAATTCAAAAAAAATTCAATACTACTATACTCATTATTACACATGACTTTGGAGTTGTAGCAGAAATTGCAGATTATGTATTTGTAATGCAAAAAGGTGATTTGGTTGAAAAAGGAAATGTATTTGAAATATTTAATAATCCTAAGCATAAATATACAATATCCCTTATAAAGGCTACCTTTGATAGAAAGGAATCAGAAGTATGTTAA
- a CDS encoding ABC transporter permease: protein MKKNRRYLIWVILLCIIVLASVFAPFISKYNPVEVKLGNVLQRPGAGHIMGTDAMGRDVFSRVLYGGRVSLSVGFISVIISTIIGIIYGGISGYSGGKIDNFMMRILDIFLAVPTLIIMLALQTIIRGGIVSIILVIGCTAWIPTARIVRSQFIELRDKNFIKSAIVMSTPLWKIIIKHMLLNSMPAIIVIATLTCAQSIFMEVSMSFLGIGVPPGTPSWGNMLNNAQNDIMTGAWWVAVFPGITIVTSMLCINFIGEHLKKKVTYA from the coding sequence ATGAAGAAAAATAGAAGGTATCTAATATGGGTTATTCTCCTCTGCATCATAGTATTAGCCTCCGTATTTGCTCCATTTATATCAAAGTACAATCCTGTAGAAGTGAAACTTGGCAATGTACTGCAAAGACCGGGAGCTGGCCATATAATGGGAACTGATGCCATGGGAAGAGATGTGTTCTCAAGGGTACTTTATGGCGGAAGAGTATCGCTCAGTGTAGGTTTTATATCAGTAATTATATCCACTATTATAGGAATTATATATGGAGGAATAAGTGGATATTCAGGTGGTAAAATTGATAATTTTATGATGAGAATTTTAGATATATTTTTAGCTGTACCAACTCTTATCATCATGCTGGCATTACAGACAATAATAAGGGGAGGAATTGTGAGTATTATACTTGTAATTGGGTGTACTGCATGGATTCCCACTGCTAGAATAGTGAGATCACAATTTATAGAACTCAGAGATAAAAACTTTATAAAGTCTGCTATAGTAATGTCTACACCACTTTGGAAAATAATAATAAAGCATATGCTTTTAAATAGTATGCCTGCAATTATAGTAATAGCCACTTTAACTTGTGCACAGTCCATATTTATGGAAGTTTCAATGAGCTTCCTTGGAATAGGAGTGCCTCCAGGAACTCCGTCCTGGGGAAATATGTTAAACAATGCTCAAAATGACATAATGACAGGAGCCTGGTGGGTAGCTGTATTTCCGGGCATTACTATAGTAACTTCAATGCTTTGCATTAATTTTATCGGTGAACATTTAAAAAAGAAAGTTACTTATGCATAG
- a CDS encoding ABC transporter permease, whose amino-acid sequence MISRFVVRRIIQGFLVIFCLSIISFAIINVAPGDPAAALYGDLADRLTTEERNRINENYGADRPVTERYIKWVKGVARGNLGVSYVEGREVTAILKEKIPNTLKLVLWTISLILVCSLLLGLKAGFNENSFWDKFVSGMSVFFYSIPSFWIALLFIILFSVCLGWLPSAGNKNISGSGGVFSNLKYYIMPVSVLVIAHAGAYARFIQEKVKEEVNSHYVIAAKANGMDDRKIMKGIIKNALVPFMNYLGITIPSFFGGSVVIETVFSWPGLGMLNVKAANSKDYPLLMGAIFMTGILVVISIMITDILQLVVNPSLRKQV is encoded by the coding sequence ATGATATCTAGGTTTGTAGTTAGAAGGATAATTCAGGGCTTTTTGGTTATATTCTGCCTTAGTATAATAAGCTTTGCTATTATAAATGTTGCGCCGGGAGATCCGGCAGCAGCTTTATATGGCGACTTGGCTGACAGGTTGACTACAGAAGAGAGAAATAGGATAAATGAAAACTATGGAGCAGATAGACCTGTAACTGAAAGATATATTAAATGGGTTAAGGGGGTAGCCAGAGGAAACCTTGGTGTATCCTATGTTGAAGGAAGAGAAGTAACTGCAATATTAAAAGAGAAAATACCAAATACACTTAAATTAGTTTTGTGGACCATAAGTCTTATACTTGTATGCTCTCTTTTGCTAGGGTTAAAGGCAGGATTTAATGAAAATTCCTTTTGGGACAAATTTGTAAGTGGTATGAGTGTGTTTTTTTACTCAATACCTTCCTTCTGGATTGCTCTTTTATTCATAATTTTATTTTCTGTATGTTTGGGATGGCTGCCCTCTGCAGGAAATAAAAATATAAGTGGTAGTGGAGGGGTATTTTCTAATTTAAAGTATTATATTATGCCTGTATCAGTACTTGTAATTGCTCATGCAGGAGCTTATGCCAGGTTTATACAAGAAAAAGTTAAAGAAGAAGTAAACAGCCATTATGTAATAGCAGCAAAAGCAAATGGAATGGATGACAGAAAAATAATGAAAGGTATTATAAAAAATGCATTGGTACCATTTATGAATTATTTGGGCATAACTATACCAAGCTTCTTTGGCGGATCTGTTGTAATAGAAACCGTGTTTTCCTGGCCGGGACTTGGAATGCTTAATGTTAAAGCAGCTAATTCAAAGGATTACCCGCTTCTCATGGGTGCTATATTTATGACAGGTATACTTGTAGTTATATCTATAATGATCACAGATATACTGCAGCTAGTTGTAAATCCTTCCCTCAGAAAGCAGGTGTAA
- a CDS encoding ABC transporter substrate-binding protein produces the protein MLITTVFTGCGNSTATSNQSNEGKGKTLVYGAEFEDEKINSVLTASHAFATDLVFRGLMKFDENDVPKPEIAKSYTISKDKLTYDFILKRGIKFQDGTEVKADDVVFTIKTILNDKVNSELKPEFEDVKDIQKVNDYEVKITLSKVFPAFLDKMTVGLVPKHCLEGKDVNTANFNVQPIGAGPFKVEKWNKGSNLILTKSKYYYGKTGNIDKIIFKFLPDANVRAMQLQTGEVNIAPVAPAEVAKLEKNSKVTICKAPTADYRGIMFNFRTKPMFKDVNVRKALNYATDKQSIVKGILLGYGEAAYSPIQLNKYNNPNVEKYEYNLDKANQLLEQSGWKKGTDGIREKDGQKLQFTLFARNNDEVRVKVAEYAASQAKKAGFDIKVDARDPKAEAIKDTEAFVVGWGSPFDADDHTYKIFRSDQFEKGSGFNFGDYSNPQVDDLLEKARSTSDDNQRREYYDEFQKVVAEDPAFSMDAYLTALYGIDKNISGYTPKRVLGHHGEGFLWNVEEWNMK, from the coding sequence ATGCTTATAACTACGGTCTTTACAGGCTGTGGAAATTCAACAGCTACTTCAAATCAATCTAATGAAGGAAAAGGTAAGACACTTGTTTATGGAGCTGAATTTGAAGATGAAAAAATAAATTCAGTATTAACAGCATCACATGCTTTTGCTACAGATTTAGTTTTTAGGGGGCTTATGAAATTTGATGAAAATGATGTCCCAAAACCTGAAATTGCTAAATCTTATACAATATCTAAGGATAAGTTAACTTATGATTTTATACTTAAAAGGGGAATTAAATTTCAAGATGGAACAGAAGTTAAGGCAGATGATGTGGTATTTACTATAAAAACCATATTAAATGACAAAGTAAATTCAGAATTGAAGCCTGAATTTGAAGATGTAAAAGACATTCAGAAAGTTAACGATTATGAAGTTAAGATAACTCTTTCAAAAGTTTTTCCGGCATTTTTGGATAAAATGACAGTAGGATTGGTTCCAAAACATTGCTTGGAAGGAAAAGATGTAAATACTGCAAATTTTAATGTACAACCTATAGGAGCAGGTCCTTTTAAAGTCGAGAAATGGAACAAAGGAAGCAACTTAATTTTAACAAAATCTAAATATTATTATGGAAAAACTGGAAATATAGATAAGATAATATTTAAGTTTTTACCTGATGCTAATGTAAGAGCCATGCAGCTTCAAACAGGAGAAGTTAATATAGCTCCAGTTGCACCTGCTGAAGTTGCGAAACTTGAGAAAAACAGTAAAGTAACAATTTGTAAAGCACCTACAGCAGATTATAGAGGAATAATGTTTAATTTTAGGACAAAACCTATGTTTAAAGATGTAAATGTTAGAAAGGCACTTAATTATGCTACAGATAAACAAAGCATAGTAAAAGGGATACTCCTAGGATATGGTGAAGCAGCTTATTCACCAATTCAATTAAATAAATACAACAATCCTAATGTAGAAAAGTATGAGTATAATTTGGATAAAGCAAATCAACTTTTAGAGCAGTCAGGATGGAAAAAAGGAACAGATGGAATAAGAGAAAAAGATGGTCAGAAGCTTCAATTTACTTTATTTGCCAGAAACAATGATGAAGTTAGAGTTAAAGTTGCAGAGTATGCAGCCTCACAAGCTAAAAAAGCTGGATTTGATATAAAGGTTGATGCAAGAGATCCTAAAGCTGAAGCAATAAAAGATACAGAAGCTTTTGTAGTAGGATGGGGAAGTCCTTTTGATGCAGATGATCATACGTATAAAATATTTAGATCAGATCAATTTGAGAAGGGAAGCGGATTTAATTTTGGAGACTATTCAAATCCTCAAGTAGATGATTTGCTTGAAAAGGCAAGAAGTACTTCTGATGATAATCAGAGAAGAGAATATTATGATGAGTTTCAAAAGGTAGTAGCAGAAGATCCAGCATTTAGTATGGATGCGTATTTAACTGCACTTTATGGCATTGATAAAAATATATCTGGATATACACCTAAAAGAGTTTTAGGACATCATGGAGAAGGATTTTTGTGGAATGTTGAGGAGTGGAATATGAAATGA
- a CDS encoding sigma-54 interaction domain-containing protein: MCRIDMDSILEYDISYFVLQAIFDCCYDGLIITDENLLIKKVNITTVKILGVKEEILYTTYLNDILKDDLLKTVVLTGESKQAQDCSFYINSNKIRCVINLVPVKLRGRIIGLVLALRDTKDLHKMVNNVVGYKASFTFDDVITKNEREQTVIKLAKKAAKTNCNILIEGESGTGKEVFAQSIHNYSNRSRGPFVAVNCAAIPRELVESELFGYEKGAFTGASKGGNPGKFELAEGGTIFLDEIGELPLDIQSKLLRVLDNLKIVRVGGNYEKSIDVRVIAATNRMLKDEVKSKNFRGDLYYRLNVMNIHLIPLRDRKEDIELLAQYFVSQLNAKNPCDPKYINPSYIEKLKMYNFEGNTRELRNVVERSYYLCEETMITSKYLMGKSVKVEAPINNDLPKQILPLEVVEEKCIRNALQYCKGNAMKASKLLQIGKATIYRKISKYGIDLNLYSSKVEKQN, from the coding sequence ATGTGCAGAATTGATATGGACAGTATACTAGAATACGATATATCATATTTTGTGCTTCAGGCTATATTTGACTGCTGTTATGATGGCCTCATAATTACGGATGAAAATCTTTTAATAAAAAAAGTAAACATAACAACCGTTAAGATATTGGGAGTTAAAGAAGAAATATTATATACAACTTATTTAAATGATATACTAAAGGATGACTTATTGAAAACTGTAGTGCTTACAGGCGAAAGTAAACAAGCCCAGGACTGCAGCTTTTATATAAATAGTAATAAGATAAGATGTGTTATAAATTTGGTTCCTGTAAAATTGAGAGGGAGAATTATAGGACTAGTACTTGCGCTTAGAGATACTAAAGATCTACATAAAATGGTAAACAATGTAGTTGGATATAAAGCTTCTTTTACTTTTGATGACGTTATTACTAAAAATGAAAGAGAACAAACTGTTATAAAACTGGCTAAAAAAGCAGCGAAGACAAACTGCAATATACTTATAGAAGGTGAAAGTGGTACGGGAAAAGAAGTATTTGCTCAATCTATTCATAATTACAGTAATAGAAGCAGAGGACCTTTTGTAGCTGTAAACTGTGCTGCAATACCTAGAGAATTAGTGGAAAGTGAACTATTTGGATATGAAAAGGGTGCCTTTACAGGTGCATCAAAAGGAGGAAATCCGGGGAAATTTGAATTAGCAGAAGGAGGTACAATATTTTTAGATGAAATAGGAGAACTTCCACTGGATATTCAGTCCAAGCTTTTGAGAGTACTGGACAATCTTAAAATAGTTAGAGTAGGTGGTAATTATGAAAAATCTATTGATGTAAGGGTGATTGCAGCAACGAATAGAATGCTTAAAGATGAGGTGAAAAGCAAAAATTTTAGAGGGGATCTTTATTATAGGCTTAATGTTATGAACATTCATCTTATTCCTTTAAGAGATAGAAAGGAAGATATAGAACTTTTAGCACAGTATTTTGTAAGCCAGCTTAATGCTAAAAATCCGTGTGATCCCAAGTATATAAATCCATCCTACATAGAAAAGTTGAAAATGTATAATTTTGAGGGAAATACAAGAGAACTTAGAAATGTGGTGGAAAGGTCGTATTATCTCTGCGAGGAAACTATGATAACTTCAAAGTATCTTATGGGCAAGAGCGTTAAGGTTGAAGCGCCAATAAATAATGATTTACCAAAACAAATATTGCCTTTAGAAGTAGTAGAAGAGAAGTGTATACGAAATGCACTTCAATATTGTAAGGGAAATGCTATGAAGGCGTCTAAATTATTACAAATAGGCAAGGCTACTATATATAGAAAAATAAGCAAATATGGCATAGATTTGAATTTGTACAGCAGTAAAGTTGAAAAACAAAATTAA
- a CDS encoding class I SAM-dependent methyltransferase, producing the protein MQDKEFFNEVAEKWDTMCCHPREKVDHVIESIGLTEGEKVLDIGSGTGIVIPYLEKKVGKSGSITALDIAGNMIQVSKRKNKYLNLNFQVADFLEYESSKSYDCIVAYSCYPHFKNKEKFFEKSYSLLKSGGKLVIAHIESKDVINLRHSKIEDKLDSNTLVDIEKLAEFAQKRGFVSSYTQDDSEFYIYVGKKS; encoded by the coding sequence ATGCAAGATAAAGAATTTTTTAATGAAGTAGCTGAAAAATGGGATACGATGTGCTGCCATCCAAGGGAAAAGGTGGATCATGTAATTGAAAGCATAGGTCTCACTGAAGGAGAAAAAGTGTTGGATATAGGAAGCGGAACAGGAATAGTAATACCTTATCTGGAGAAAAAAGTAGGAAAGAGTGGCAGCATAACTGCGCTTGATATTGCAGGAAATATGATACAAGTTTCTAAAAGAAAGAATAAGTACCTTAATTTAAATTTCCAGGTAGCTGATTTTTTGGAATATGAGAGCAGCAAAAGCTATGATTGTATAGTGGCTTATTCCTGCTATCCTCACTTTAAAAATAAGGAAAAGTTCTTTGAAAAATCTTATAGCTTATTAAAATCAGGAGGAAAGCTTGTCATAGCTCATATAGAAAGTAAAGACGTAATAAATTTACGTCACAGTAAAATAGAAGACAAGTTAGATTCCAATACACTTGTAGATATAGAAAAATTAGCTGAGTTTGCACAGAAAAGAGGATTTGTTTCTAGTTATACACAAGATGATAGTGAATTTTATATATATGTGGGCAAGAAGTCTTAA
- a CDS encoding ECF transporter S component encodes MTKNKDVVQLVRAAVLVAIALILPYFFHGINNVGSIFLPMHIPVLIAGFLLEPKYSVMVGIVAPVLSSLFTGMPPIPYLYVMIVELAAYAFLISVLYNKFKFKIYTSLILGMIGGRIVSMIGTFLILHIIMTRPFNFISVVSGLFITGIPGIIIQLIFIPIIVTILEKNVGKVGIKNAR; translated from the coding sequence ATGACAAAGAATAAAGATGTAGTACAATTAGTAAGAGCTGCGGTACTCGTAGCAATAGCATTGATATTACCATATTTTTTTCATGGTATAAATAATGTAGGAAGTATTTTTCTTCCAATGCACATTCCAGTATTAATTGCAGGTTTTTTACTTGAACCTAAATATTCAGTTATGGTAGGTATAGTAGCTCCAGTGTTGAGTTCACTGTTTACAGGTATGCCGCCAATACCGTACTTATATGTGATGATAGTGGAATTGGCTGCATATGCATTTTTAATATCTGTTTTATATAATAAATTTAAATTTAAAATATATACATCCTTAATTTTAGGGATGATAGGTGGTAGAATAGTAAGCATGATTGGAACTTTTTTAATACTTCATATTATTATGACTAGGCCCTTTAATTTTATATCTGTAGTTTCAGGATTGTTTATTACAGGAATTCCGGGCATAATAATACAGCTTATATTTATACCAATTATAGTAACTATACTTGAAAAAAATGTTGGTAAGGTGGGAATAAAAAATGCAAGATAA
- a CDS encoding MFS transporter, giving the protein MKKKKSVYTVKSLRYGVTNGFTTMMTMVTTTYWAIFLTSAVGVETAIMATILTFSSIVDMISIPICGIVLQKGRLKGGKFRPWLIIGGVLAALFRWLSFTDLGLTASGRAIWFAGTYILGYVFFNLAYSAFMGILPLMAKTPDERVSYSACRVMCNSAGKFLFSLTSVGLIAFFGRNSESTGYSMFALLLSVMAFLGFFQLFFAAKEYDVITSLEDKSGKVKDQYDASIWEMIKYTISKPFLLYLLGASCKGTIYFIITGLAAYYYTYVTGSKLMLTTFLSLSTFLMIFGSFITPFISRLAKGSRNMYILGMAVYGLCLGSAYFFGKTAISFTVVMCLGYIGYSFSHASESALYSNIVDYTKWKTGKDLKPFMMTLFSLVPKIGTTIGSAVLGFGLVAVGFQKSNVTPYAVNGIRLLMSGIPAVLSVVCIIALLLFPLTDKKVIEMQADMVKK; this is encoded by the coding sequence ATGAAAAAAAAGAAATCTGTTTATACTGTCAAATCTTTACGTTATGGTGTAACCAATGGTTTTACAACAATGATGACGATGGTAACTACTACTTACTGGGCAATATTTTTAACTTCTGCAGTTGGGGTTGAAACAGCAATAATGGCAACAATTTTAACTTTTAGCAGTATTGTTGACATGATTTCAATACCTATATGTGGTATAGTACTGCAAAAGGGCAGGTTAAAAGGCGGAAAATTTCGTCCGTGGTTAATTATTGGCGGTGTACTTGCAGCCTTATTCCGCTGGTTAAGCTTCACAGATTTAGGGCTTACTGCATCAGGTAGGGCAATATGGTTTGCTGGTACTTACATTCTTGGATATGTATTTTTCAATTTAGCTTACTCGGCCTTTATGGGTATACTACCTCTTATGGCTAAAACTCCTGATGAGAGAGTTTCATATTCAGCTTGTCGTGTAATGTGCAATTCAGCTGGAAAATTTTTATTTAGTTTAACCAGTGTTGGATTGATAGCGTTTTTTGGGAGAAATAGTGAGTCCACCGGTTATTCCATGTTTGCATTATTACTAAGTGTCATGGCTTTTTTAGGCTTTTTTCAGCTGTTCTTTGCGGCAAAAGAGTATGATGTTATTACCTCATTAGAAGATAAATCTGGAAAAGTTAAAGATCAATATGATGCATCAATATGGGAAATGATAAAATATACAATTTCAAAGCCTTTTCTTCTTTATCTTCTTGGTGCATCATGTAAAGGTACAATTTACTTCATTATTACAGGACTTGCGGCATATTATTATACGTATGTAACGGGTAGTAAATTAATGCTTACCACATTTTTATCTTTAAGCACATTCTTAATGATTTTTGGTTCCTTCATTACACCTTTTATAAGTAGACTAGCAAAAGGTTCGCGTAATATGTACATTTTGGGTATGGCAGTATATGGATTGTGCCTTGGATCCGCATATTTCTTTGGCAAAACAGCTATATCTTTTACAGTTGTTATGTGCCTTGGATATATAGGCTATTCATTTTCACATGCAAGTGAATCAGCTTTATACTCAAATATTGTAGACTATACTAAGTGGAAAACTGGCAAGGATTTAAAGCCTTTCATGATGACATTGTTTTCACTTGTACCAAAGATAGGTACAACTATAGGGAGTGCTGTTCTTGGGTTTGGACTTGTTGCGGTTGGTTTTCAAAAAAGTAATGTAACACCTTATGCAGTTAATGGAATTAGATTATTAATGAGTGGCATACCTGCTGTCTTGTCAGTTGTATGTATTATAGCACTGCTGTTATTTCCTCTTACAGATAAGAAGGTTATAGAGATGCAGGCTGATATGGTAAAGAAATAA
- a CDS encoding uroporphyrinogen decarboxylase family protein yields the protein MDGNWELFLHYFAEFPKASCVWDPDHITDIRKIKEILGDKMCITGNVPPALTSVGTPEDCYNYARDLVELFKDDGGFIMNSGCSVPPNAKRENVEAVVLATLGK from the coding sequence ATGGATGGAAACTGGGAATTGTTTCTACACTATTTTGCAGAATTTCCTAAGGCTTCATGTGTATGGGACCCTGATCATATAACTGACATTCGAAAGATTAAAGAAATACTTGGAGATAAAATGTGCATTACAGGCAACGTACCTCCGGCACTTACATCTGTTGGTACACCTGAAGACTGTTACAATTATGCCAGGGATCTTGTAGAATTATTTAAAGATGATGGTGGTTTTATTATGAATTCAGGTTGCAGTGTTCCACCAAATGCAAAACGCGAGAACGTAGAAGCTGTTGTATTAGCAACATTAGGCAAATAG